In the genome of uncultured Celeribacter sp., the window AGGTCGATACCTACGATATGGGTGTAAACCCCGCCCGGCGGCGTCATGCCGATCATCTGCGGCAGGAAGGCCTCGTTCTTGGCGATCATCTCCTGCGGCACACGGCCCGCCTTGATGATTTCCTGACGGTTGTAGATGTCATGCAGGAAGGCATTGATCGCCCGGACGCGTTGCTCGATGCCCTTGCAGAGCCTCTGCCATTCGCGCCCCGCGATGATGCGCGGGATGATGTCAAAGGGGATCAGCCGCTCTTCGGCCTCGGCGCGACCGTAGACGTTGAAGGTGATGCCCGCCAGGCGAAACACCTCTTCCGCCTCGCGTTGTTTTGCACGCAGCCGCTTCAGGTCTTCGTCCTGAAACCAGCTCTGAAATTCGCTGTAAGGGCCACGCAGAACCTCGTCGGTCCCCCACATTTCATCAAAGATGTTTTTCTCGCTCATGGGATGAATTTAGAGCGCGGCGAATTCGCTTCACAATCGGATTCGCAAGTCTCCCCCACGGCAAGCGGTGAATTGCTGCGCAATCGCACATTATTTAAGCAGCTAAGCTCAACACCCTCTCATTTGCTCTCATCTCTGTCTCGGGGTCTCTGCAAAACCTCGCACAGCGTGGCACCTGATCGGCGCAAACATCGCCCCGGACGGTCGCAGTATACAGTTGCACACATTGACTTGCGCCCCCTACTCCGCTACCCGCTTTGGCAAGCCTAAAACAGGGGAAATCCCCTGTCGCAGAATCGTAAAGAGGAGGACCTCATGGCCGACAAGACACCCGACATCATCTACACCATCGTGGACGAAGCGCCCGAGCTGGCGCGTGGCTCGCTTTTGCCGATCATCTCGTCTTTCTCCGAGGCCGCAGGTGTCAGCGTCGCGACCAAGGACATCTCTCTGGCCGGTCGTATCCTCGCCCTCTTCCCGGATCTGCTGTCCGACGATCAGCGTGTGTCCGATGACCTCGCCGAGCTGGGCCAATTGGTGAAAACCCCCGAGGCCAACGTCATCAAACTGCCGAACATCTCGGCCTCCGTGCCGCAGCTCGAAGCCGCCATCAAGGAACTGCAATCCCAAGGCTACCCGATCCCGGCCTACCCCGCCGATCCGCAAACCGACGAAGAGAAAGCCGTCCGCGCCAAATACGACACCGTCAAAGGCTCCGCCGTGAACCCGGTGCTGCGCGAGGGCAACTCCGATCGTCGTTCTGCCAAGGCCGTGAAAGAATACGCCAAAGCCAACCCGCACCGCATGGGCGAGTGGAAGTCCACCTCGAAAACCACCGTTGCCGCAATGCCGGGCGATGATTTCTTTGCCAATGAAAAAGCCGCCACCATCACCGCCGCTCAGGCCGGTGGCGCAAAGATCGTCTTCACCGCGAAAGACGGCTCCGAGACGGTTTTGAAATCCGGTCTCAAGTATCTCGAAGGCGAGATCGTCGACGCGACCTTCATGTCCGCCAAGGCGCTGCGCAGCTACATCAAGGCTGAAGTGGAAAGCATGGAGCCGGGTGTCCTGTTCTCCGTGCACCTGAAAGCCACGATGATGAAGGTCTCCGACCCGATCATCTTTGGCCATTTCGTGTCTGTGTACCTCGAAGACTTCCTCGCCAAGCATGGCGACAAGCTCGACTTCAACCCGAACTCCGGCATCGGCGCTTTGGAAAAGCTCATCGCAGGCAATGCCGAGATGGAAGCCGATCTGAAAGCCGCACTGGCCGCGAAACCCGCCATGTACATGGTCGATTCCGACAAAGGCATCACCAACCTGCACGTGCCCTCTGATGTGATCATCGACGCCTCCATGCCCGCCGTGATCAAGGCTGGCGGCATCGGCTGGGGCCCGGATGGCAAGGCTGCCGACACCAAATGCTGCATCCCGGACAACTCCTACGCCTGCGTCTATGACGAGACGGTGGAGTATTTCAAAGAGACCGGTACGCTCGACGTCACCACCTGTGGTGCGGTGTCCAACGTCGGCCTGATGGCGCAGAAAGCCGAGGAATACGGCTCCCACCCGACCACCTTTGAGATGAGCGCCGACGGCACCGTCTCCATCGTTCTGGACAGCGGCGAAGTTCTGCTCTCGAACGAAGTCGAAGCGGGCGACATCTGGCGCTCCTGCACCGCGAAAAAGGCGCCGATCCTCGACTGGATCAAAACCGGCATCGAACGTTTCGACGTCGAAGGCACCGGCGCGTTCTGGCTGGATGCCAACCGCGCGCATGACGCCGAGCTGATCAAATATGTCGAACCGGCCCTCAAGGAAGCTGGCAAGGACATCCCGATCATGGCACCGCGCGAAGCGACCCGCTTTACTTGGGAAGAGATGCGCAAGGGCAAGAACGTCGTGACCATCACCGGCAACGTGCTGCGTGACTACCTCACCGACCTGTTCCCGATCCTCGAACTGGGCACTTCCGCCAAGATGCTCTCCATCGTCAAACTGATGCAGGGCGGCGGTCTGTTCGAAACCGGTGCCGGTGGCTCCGCGCCGAAACACGTCCAGCAGGTTCAGGAAGAGAACCACCTGCGTTGGGACAGCCTTGGCGAGTTCTGTGCATTGGGTGAAAGCTACAACTTCCTCGCCGCGTCGAAATCCATGCCGAAAGCTGGCGTGCTGGGCGCCGCCGTCGAGGTCGCGACGCAGAAGCTGCTTTTGGAGAACAAATCGCCGGAACGCAAAGTCGGCCAGAACGACAACCGCTCCTCGCATTACTGGTTCGCCCGCTACTGGGCCGAGGCTCTGGCTGCTCAGGACGACGACGCCGAGTTGAAAGCGCATTTCGCACCGATCGCCGCGGCGCTGGCCGAGAAAGAATCGGTGATCCTCGATGAACTGAAATCCGAGGAAGGCAAACCGGCGGATATGGGCGGCTATTACCACGCCGACCCGGCCAAAGTGGCCTCGATCATGCGCCCCTCGGCCACGCTCAATGCGATCATCGGCTAAATAAACACTGTAAAAGCAAATCCATAAGGGCGTCTTCGGGCGCCCTTATTTTTTGGGATTTTCTTAAACCAATCGGTAAGAAGCGCCGCGTAAGATGACCACAAGTTGCCCGCATATCGGGCGCACCAGATTCATTAGACGAGGTCACAGCCGGATGTTCTTTAAATCGAAAGCCAAACGCGGCGCGGAGCTTTACAGCATTCCCACGACCGCTCTGGAACATGTCCTCGACGACACGCATGTCATCGTCTCCTGTGATCCGGATGGCATCATTCGCCATGTGAATGACATCTTTCTTGAAACGACCGGTTTCACCCGCGAAGAGGCGATTGGCAAGGATTACACCTTCTTTGTCCGCTCCAAGGACAAGGTTGAGGCGAAGGCCCTCTGGGACCGTATTCGCGCCGGCGAAACCCAAAAGGTCATCGTACCCCGTCTGAACAAAGCAGGCGAAGAGATCTGGTTCAGCGCCACCTACAGCGCACATAAGAACCACGAGGGCAAAATCGACTCGATCTATATCATTGGGCGCGAAATTTCGACGATGCATCTGAAGCGGCGCGACAACCGCTCGAAAGAGGATGCCATCCGCCGCTCCATGGCCTTCATCGAATTCGACCTGAAGGGCAATATCCTGCATGCCAACGATCTGTTCCTCCAGACGACGGGCTATACGCTCGATGAGATCAAGGGCAGCCATCACCGTATCTTCATGCCCGATGGCGAAGCGGACACGCAGACGTATCGCGACCTCTGGGACCGCTTGGGCAAAGGATCGTCTGAAAAAGGTCAGGTCAAACGTCGCGCGAAGAATGGGGATCTGATTTGGCTCGAAGCCACCTATGAAACCCTGATCGATCCTGAGGGGCGGCCTTTCAAAGTGGTCAAATATGCCTTCGACATCACCAAGGCGAAAAACATGGAGGCCGACGCCTGCGGACAGATCGACGCCATTCAAAAGGTTCAGGCGGTCATCGAATTCAAACCGGATGGCACGATCCTGCGCGCCAATCAGAATTTTTGCGATGCCCTCGGCTATACGGAGGAGGAAATCGTCGGCAAGCACCACAGCATGTTCGTCGATCCGAAAATCGTTCAAAGCCAAAGCTACACGGAGTTCTGGACAGACCTGCGCTCCGGCAAAGCGCTCAGCGATGAGTACGAGCGCATCGGCAAAGGTGGCAAGCGAATCTCCATTCGCGCCAGCTACAATCCGATCCGCGACGCCGCCGGTCAGGTGACCAAAATCGTCAAATTCGCCGTCGACACAACGGTTTACCGCGTCACCGTCGACACGTTGATGGAGGGGCTGGATCGTCTGGCCAAAGGCGATCTCTCCGTGCATCTCGACACGAACCTGGGCGAATTCGATAGCCTGCGTCAGAATTTCAACCAAACCGCCTCGCAACTGCAAGAGATCGTCGGCGGCATCACCGATGGCGCACAAATCCTCAAATCCGAATCCGATTCCATCGGTCAGGCCACAGATGATCTGGCCCGCCGCACCGAACATCAGGCCGCGACACTGGAAGAAAGTGCCGCCGCACTGGACGAACTCGTCGCCTCCGTGAAGGGCGTCGCCGAGACGGCCAACACAGTTCAATCGCGTTCGGGAGAGGCCAGAAACCACACTGTCCAAGCCGAAGAAGTCGTTGATCGTGCGATTTCAGCGATGGACGAGATCGAGAACTCGTCCAAACAGGTGGCGTCGATCACCTCCGTCATCGACGACATCGCGTTCCAGACCAACCTTTTGGCCTTGAATGCGGGCGTCGAGGCCGCACGCGCGGGCGAAGCCGGTCGCGGGTTTGCCGTTGTGGCCTCTGAAGTGCGTGCGCTGGCGCAGCGCTCCTCGGAAGCCGCCCGCGAAATCGCCACCCTCATCTCCACCTCGAACCAACAGGTTTCCGGCGGCGTTGAACTGGTGCGCGAAGCCGGCCTGGCGCTGTCCCGCATCCGCGAAGTGGCCGAGAAAATCCATGCCGGCATCGAGCATGTCGCCACGTCGACCACGGAACAAGCCACAGGTCTCGGGGAATTGAGTTCAGCCATCAACCAGCTGGATCAAACCACCCAGCAAAACGCGGCGATGTCCGAAGAAACCAATGCGGCGACGATGAGCCTGCGCAACAACATTGATACAATGGAACGCGACCTGTCGTTCTTCTCCGTGTCAACGGCAGACAGTGCGCCACGCACGGGCACGCCCCCACTCGCCAAATCCGCATGATATCGAAGTTTAAAGCGTTTTTCGTTTAATCTGAATCAGATTGAGCGAAAAACGTTGCGACACTGAATTGATCTTGCTGCGTTTTTCAAAAATTGAGTGCCTCAAGTTTTTTGAAAAACGCTTTAATTCAGAAAAGGGGCGTGTTTTTCACGCCCCTTTTCTCATGTTTTGTCGCAGGCATTTCACATCTTGAAAATGCGATAGATCGCCGGAATCACCAGAACAGTCAGCGCCGTCGACGTGAGAAGGCCAAAGAACAGCGAGATTGCAAGCCCTTGGAAAATCGGATCGGCCAGGATCACAGCTGCGCCGATCATCGCAGCGATTGCGGTCAACAGGATCGGTTTAAACCGCGTCGCTCCGGCTTCGATCAGAAGCTCTGTCGTCACCTCGCCATTGTCATCGGCATTGCGGATGAAATCGACCAAGAGGATCGAGTTCCGCACAATGATCCCCGCAAGCGCAATAAACCCGATCATCGAGGGGGCGGAAAACGGCGCATGGAAGAGCCAGTGTCCCAAAATGATCCCAAGAAACGTCAACGGGATCGGCGTCAAGATCACCAACGGCAAACGAAACGATCCGAACTGCGCGACCACGAGGATGTAAATCCCCAAAAGTGCCACGCCGAAGGCAGCCCCCATGTCGCGAAACGTAACCCAGGTGACCTCCCATTCGCCATCCCACAACAACGTCGGCGTTGAGGTATCGGTGGGCTGACCATGTAGGGAAACTTCCGGCTTCAGACCTTCCGGCCAGTCCATTGCATCCAGTTTTTCACCGACGGCGAGCATCCCGTAAAGCGGCGCCTCGAAGGCGCCAGCAAGTTCCGCCTGCACCATTTCCGCATCATAGCCGTTGTGCCGGAAGATCGGGAAAGAGGTTTTCTCCTCCGTGATCTCGACCACGTCCCCCAGCTCGACCACCCCGCGTCCACCGGGCAAGACATCGGCGGGAACCGGCGTCGACAGCGCAGTCGCATCCATGACCCGATCCGCTTTGTCCCGCCCGATGACGATTGGGATCGGGCGACGTCCCTCGCCGCGATGCGAATAACCGATGGTTGCGTAGCTGTTGAGATACTGCAGTGTTTGCGCGGCATCGGATTCGGCCACACGGTAGAAATTCAGGTCCGAAGGTTTCATTTCAGCGCGCAGACGCCGGGCCTGTTCGCCATAGCTGTCATCGGTATCGACGATGAAATCAACACTCTCAAACGCCTCGCGCACCTTGTCGGCCACGGCGCGGCGGGTTTCTCCATCCGGGCCATAAATTTCGGCCAGAAGTGTCGAGATCACCGGCGGACCCGGCGGCGGTTCGACCACTTTCA includes:
- a CDS encoding NADP-dependent isocitrate dehydrogenase is translated as MADKTPDIIYTIVDEAPELARGSLLPIISSFSEAAGVSVATKDISLAGRILALFPDLLSDDQRVSDDLAELGQLVKTPEANVIKLPNISASVPQLEAAIKELQSQGYPIPAYPADPQTDEEKAVRAKYDTVKGSAVNPVLREGNSDRRSAKAVKEYAKANPHRMGEWKSTSKTTVAAMPGDDFFANEKAATITAAQAGGAKIVFTAKDGSETVLKSGLKYLEGEIVDATFMSAKALRSYIKAEVESMEPGVLFSVHLKATMMKVSDPIIFGHFVSVYLEDFLAKHGDKLDFNPNSGIGALEKLIAGNAEMEADLKAALAAKPAMYMVDSDKGITNLHVPSDVIIDASMPAVIKAGGIGWGPDGKAADTKCCIPDNSYACVYDETVEYFKETGTLDVTTCGAVSNVGLMAQKAEEYGSHPTTFEMSADGTVSIVLDSGEVLLSNEVEAGDIWRSCTAKKAPILDWIKTGIERFDVEGTGAFWLDANRAHDAELIKYVEPALKEAGKDIPIMAPREATRFTWEEMRKGKNVVTITGNVLRDYLTDLFPILELGTSAKMLSIVKLMQGGGLFETGAGGSAPKHVQQVQEENHLRWDSLGEFCALGESYNFLAASKSMPKAGVLGAAVEVATQKLLLENKSPERKVGQNDNRSSHYWFARYWAEALAAQDDDAELKAHFAPIAAALAEKESVILDELKSEEGKPADMGGYYHADPAKVASIMRPSATLNAIIG
- a CDS encoding methyl-accepting chemotaxis protein, whose protein sequence is MFFKSKAKRGAELYSIPTTALEHVLDDTHVIVSCDPDGIIRHVNDIFLETTGFTREEAIGKDYTFFVRSKDKVEAKALWDRIRAGETQKVIVPRLNKAGEEIWFSATYSAHKNHEGKIDSIYIIGREISTMHLKRRDNRSKEDAIRRSMAFIEFDLKGNILHANDLFLQTTGYTLDEIKGSHHRIFMPDGEADTQTYRDLWDRLGKGSSEKGQVKRRAKNGDLIWLEATYETLIDPEGRPFKVVKYAFDITKAKNMEADACGQIDAIQKVQAVIEFKPDGTILRANQNFCDALGYTEEEIVGKHHSMFVDPKIVQSQSYTEFWTDLRSGKALSDEYERIGKGGKRISIRASYNPIRDAAGQVTKIVKFAVDTTVYRVTVDTLMEGLDRLAKGDLSVHLDTNLGEFDSLRQNFNQTASQLQEIVGGITDGAQILKSESDSIGQATDDLARRTEHQAATLEESAAALDELVASVKGVAETANTVQSRSGEARNHTVQAEEVVDRAISAMDEIENSSKQVASITSVIDDIAFQTNLLALNAGVEAARAGEAGRGFAVVASEVRALAQRSSEAAREIATLISTSNQQVSGGVELVREAGLALSRIREVAEKIHAGIEHVATSTTEQATGLGELSSAINQLDQTTQQNAAMSEETNAATMSLRNNIDTMERDLSFFSVSTADSAPRTGTPPLAKSA